From one Mya arenaria isolate MELC-2E11 chromosome 4, ASM2691426v1 genomic stretch:
- the LOC128231109 gene encoding uncharacterized protein LOC128231109: MPILNTEEPEHLKVRQYSPVNTEDPEHREVKYYSSMNTEEPEQRYVKHYSHVNTEESLNCEVKHNSPMNTEEPERREVRQYSHVNTEEPERCKVRQYSPVNTEDPELREVKYYSSKNTEEPEKRYVKHYSHVNTEESLNCEVKHNSPMNTEEPERREVRQYSQVRQYSPVNTEEPERRKVRQYSPVNTEEPEHREVKYYSSMNTEEPKQRYVKHYSHVNTEESLNCEVKHNSPMNTQEPEPREVRQYSPVNTEEPERCEVRQYSPVNTEEPEHREVRQYLHVNT; encoded by the coding sequence ATGCCAATTCTAAACACTGAAGAACCAGAACACCTCAAGGTAAGGCAATATTCACCTGTGAACACTGAAGACCCAGAACACCGTGAAGTCAAATATTATTCATCTATGAACACTGAAGAACCTGAACAACGATATGTAAAACACTATTCTCATGTGAACACTGAAGAATCATTAAACTGTGAGGTGAAGCATAATTCACCTATGAACACAGAAGAACCAGAACGCCGTGAGGTAAGGCAATATTCACATGTGAACACTGAAGAACCAGAACGCTGTAAGGTAAGGCAATATTCACCTGTGAACACTGAAGACCCAGAACTCCGTGAAGTCAAATATTATTCATCTAAGAACACTGAAGAACCCGAAAAACGATATGTAAAACACTATTCTCATGTGAACACTGAAGAATCATTAAACTGTGAGGTGAAGCATAATTCACCTATGAACACAGAAGAACCAGAACGCCGTGAGGTAAGGCAATATTCACAGGTAAGGCAATATTCACCTGTGAACACTGAAGAACCAGAACGCCGTAAGGTAAGGCAATATTCACCAGTGAACACTGAAGAACCAGAACACCGTGAAGTCAAATATTATTCATCTATGAACACTGAAGAACCCAAACAACGATATGTAAAACACTATTCTCATGTGAACACTGAAGAATCATTAAACTGTGAGGTGAAGCATAATTCACCTATGAACACACAAGAACCAGAACCCCGTGAGGTAAGGCAATATTCACCTGTGAACACTGAAGAACCAGAACGCTGTGAGGTAAGGCAATATTCACCTGTGAACACTGAAGAACCAGAACACCGTGAGGTACGGCAATATTTACATGTGAACACTTAA
- the LOC128229739 gene encoding uncharacterized protein LOC128229739: MSKRRRQFQHYFLHSGTYVLGVVAVLLMLIHVALTVDKKSVPDSAGLHFRFSAPLCSKDTPAIVHVVPQTTEAVNVTLISLDPTVTSDRTHYLIDADMSLSVDLPCHDFQWGVYTSMGYELVSTAEVFVYINFLHDNLALLPTDVSGTEYVVTSRLTSMLNETFVVIHGDKTTVNVTLPGDCVSSTIEIDGQTIAGQSKLTVVLPDNGVLGILFNCDITGAHIKSDLPTQVFSGATNRASVSGGMIEQVPPLYTAGRRFLYSAHAWIRSNITVIITGAEMNAGITISTGDNTIRTNLSYPVKVSFDLELNGFMSVVSTASVLCAIVHELLDADSGRHPALIYLTPEALYHTRSNFNLQNEAATVSVNLILTQETFPLVTLNKTVSNPFDQVMLFYWNYFISQNINLLPPNQLKISEQSSVPFHGSVYSRTNVSAYMYALSARVTRIYTACSPRPNGGNGDGLDNDCDNVIDEETLNHVDDDGDGRVDEDVRYSGLVVKGAVRETPWEYHVRNSEPEDTGFSTSVISIVISISVAITAVVCFIGGMLLAEKVRRSASSSRVTPIC, encoded by the exons ATGAGTAAACGCCGGCGCCAGTTCCAGCATTACTTCCTACATAGCGGTACATACGTGCTAG GAGTGGTGGCGGTGTTGCTGATGCTGATCCACGTCGCCCTAACAG TTGACAAAAAAAGCGTACCTGACAGTGCTGGCCTACATTTCCGGTTTTCAGCCCCCCTGTGTAGCAAGGACACCCCGGCTATCGTTCACGTGGTTCCCCAGACGACCGAGGCCGTCAACGTAACCCTTATATCCCTTGACCCCACAGTCACATCCGACCGCACACACTACTTGATAGACGCAGACATGTCACTGAGTGTGGACCTTCCCTGTCATGACTTCCAATGGGGCGTATACACATCCATGG GTTACGAGCTTGTGTCCACGGCGGAGGTGTTCGTGTATATCAACTTCCTTCACGACAATCTCGCTCTTCTGCCCACAGACGTCAGCGGCACGGAGTACGTTGTAACGTCACGTCTGACGTCAATGTTAAATGAGACTTTCGTGGTGATTCACGGTGATAAAACTACTGTGAATGTAACGCTTCCTGGCGACTGTGTGTCGTCAACGATTGAGATTGACGGTCAGACGATAGCCGGACAATCAAAATTGACAGTTGTTCTTCCTGATAATGGTGTTTTGgggattttatttaattgtgaTATTACTGGTGCTCATATCAAGTCTGATCTTCCAACACAAGTGTTTTCTGGAGCCACAAACCGGGCGAGTGTGTCCGGCGGCATGATTGAACAGGTGCCCCCACTATACACGGCCGGCAGGAGGTTCCTGTACTCTGCGCATGCGTGGATTAGATCAAACATTACTGTGATAATTACAG GAGCGGAGATGAATGCAGGAATTACTATTTCCACCGGTGATAATACGATAAGAACAAACTTAAGTTATCCTGTCAAAGTCTCTTTCGATCTAGAACTTAATGGCTTCATGTCGGTGGTAAGCACGGCATCAGTATTGTGTGCGATCGTCCACGAACTGTTAGACGCCGATTCCGGTCGCCACCCAGCCCTGATCTACTTGACACCCGAAGCCCTCTACCACACTCGTTCGAACTTCAATCTCCAAAACGAGGCCGCCACAGTCTCAGTCAATCTTATCTTGACTCAGGAGACATTTCCACTCGTGACCTTGAACAAAACTGTGTCAAACCCATTTGACCAGGTCATGCTCTTTTAttggaattattttatttctcaaaatataaatttgttgcCCCCAAATCAGTTAAAGATTTCCGAACAAAGTTCAGTGCCTTTTCACGGTAGTGTATACAGCAGGACGAACGTGTCTGCTTATATGTACGCCTTAAGTGCCCGGGTAACGAGAATATATACGGCCTGCTCCCCGCGACCGAACGGCGGTAATGGTGACGGCCTCGACAACGACTGTGATAACGTCATAGACGAGGAGACGCTCAACCACGTTGACGACGACGGCGACGGCCGGGTAGACGAAGACGTGCGCTACTCAGGGCTGGTGGTGAAAGGGGCGGTCCGGGAGACGCCCTGGGAGTACCACGTGCGAAACAGCGAGCCGGAGGATACCGGTTTTTCCACTTCCGTCATCAGCATCGTCATCTCCATATCTGTGGCCATTACGGCGGTCGTCTGTTTCATTGGCGGCATGCTGTTGGCGGAGAAGGTCCGCAGAAGCGCTAGCAGTTCTCGGGTCACGCCGATTTGCTGA